From a single Bacillus pumilus genomic region:
- a CDS encoding bifunctional folylpolyglutamate synthase/dihydrofolate synthase → MFTTYHEAIEWIHSRLAFGVKPGLERMKWLMNRLGHPEQRIKAVHVAGTNGKGSTIAFTRSVLQAAGYSVGTFTSPFILTFNERISVNGAPIQDEEWLRLVNKIKPFVDELDQTELGAATEFEIITACAFVYFADVHQVDFVLLETGLGGRLDSTNIALPILTAITSIGHDHMAILGDTLEQIASEKAGIIKEAIPMITAVHQPEALAVIQNIAKEKNAKCISLQDTCTFSHQQPTETGERFTLHTSKRRYPQLETGLIGTHQRQNASHAVLLVEWLEQEGYISVTEEQIYEGIRNAVWAGRFEKVKDHPPVYLDGAHNEEGIDRLIETVQAHFSSKQVHVCFSALKDKPYKQMIQKLEAVSTSIHFVSFDFPRAESAEKLYACSLLEAKSYDDDPRAVLEFIQKKSDDPSAVILVTGSLYFISDIRNRILR, encoded by the coding sequence TTGTTTACAACCTATCATGAAGCCATTGAGTGGATTCACAGTAGACTGGCCTTTGGTGTGAAACCGGGTCTTGAAAGAATGAAGTGGCTGATGAACAGATTAGGCCATCCTGAACAACGCATAAAAGCGGTACATGTTGCAGGTACAAATGGAAAAGGTTCAACCATTGCGTTTACTCGTTCTGTTTTACAAGCAGCAGGCTATTCGGTCGGAACCTTCACCTCTCCGTTTATTTTAACGTTCAATGAACGAATTAGCGTGAACGGTGCGCCTATACAGGATGAAGAATGGCTACGTTTGGTGAATAAGATCAAGCCTTTTGTTGATGAATTAGATCAAACAGAGCTTGGCGCAGCAACAGAATTTGAAATTATTACTGCATGTGCATTTGTTTATTTTGCCGATGTGCACCAAGTAGACTTTGTCTTATTGGAAACAGGACTTGGCGGAAGGCTTGATTCAACCAATATAGCATTGCCCATCTTAACGGCGATCACATCGATTGGTCACGATCATATGGCGATTTTAGGTGACACACTTGAACAGATTGCATCTGAAAAAGCAGGCATTATCAAAGAGGCTATTCCGATGATCACGGCAGTTCATCAACCAGAAGCACTTGCGGTCATTCAAAACATCGCAAAAGAAAAGAATGCCAAATGCATCTCATTACAGGATACTTGTACCTTTAGTCATCAGCAGCCGACAGAAACAGGTGAAAGGTTTACGTTACACACATCAAAAAGGCGGTATCCACAGCTTGAAACAGGGTTGATCGGCACGCATCAACGGCAAAACGCTTCCCATGCTGTTCTACTTGTTGAGTGGCTGGAGCAAGAAGGCTATATCAGCGTGACAGAAGAGCAGATATATGAAGGGATTCGGAATGCAGTTTGGGCTGGAAGATTTGAAAAAGTCAAAGATCATCCACCAGTTTATTTAGACGGCGCTCACAATGAAGAAGGAATCGACCGTTTAATTGAAACGGTACAAGCCCATTTTTCTAGTAAACAAGTGCACGTCTGTTTTAGTGCTTTAAAAGATAAGCCGTACAAACAAATGATTCAAAAACTTGAAGCCGTTAGTACCTCTATCCATTTTGTTTCTTTTGATTTTCCAAGAGCTGAATCAGCGGAAAAGCTTTATGCATGCAGTCTGTTAGAGGCAAAATCGTATGACGATGACCCTCGTGCAGTGCTTGAGTTCATTCAGAAAAAGAGTGATGATCCTTCAGCGGTGATTCTTGTGACTGGCTCTCTTTATTTTATTTCAGATATAAGAAATCGTATTTTAAGATAA
- a CDS encoding non-ribosomal peptide synthetase encodes MSASTNIKKFPLSEGQKSFFFHYQSNPKSSLYNERFAFFINSPVNIEILKATLKKIIQRHESFRTVFTTEEKEFVQIIQEGADLDFFHLEAEKWTEDEIKYYVSKESHKPFNLEEGPVVKFRLISIDDNKFIFLLMFHHIVFDGWTFSILLDEIGRIYDGLLNNKSFDLPLIQSDYSEFVSWQNEIIEKHSKATKEFWNDKLSGSLPILDMNPDYMRPSLPTNNGGLFGFKFNKFISEKIFEFSKKENASLNSVLFSLYSAFLSRYYSQEDLIIGTPIYGRSNNKFHMTTGYFVNMLPLRLNISSDTNFNQIVKKTQEELNACRKHQDYPFSLLAEEILKEKDGASIFQAAFVMQKAWKQNEAIFLGNSTNEIDLYNLKLRPFNLEKKNSKFDLTLFVEVDTNHIINANFEYNGDIFKKSTIKNITTNFQSFVLNILENNEEKLSSIDVINLENKFELLSSLNQTNVEYPQDLLIQDLFESQVQENPDAIAVVYEDEEWSYKEVQEQANQLAHYLQKRGVGPESLVGLCVERSPKMIVGLLGILKAGGAYVPLDPAYPEKRLQYILEDAGIQILVTESHLTEWVSSDVERICLDENSHEIRNEPITTPIHGISLENLAYVIYTSGSTGKPKGVMVEHRSLLNLIFWHQKKYHVTNKDRATQIAGTAFDASVWEIWPYLSVGASLYLPNNQIRTDVKALKEWFIKQQITISFLPTPLTERILKLSWPQSVALKALLTGGDQLRVFPSENLPFEVFNHYGPTENTVVATASEALKDDDISGNRPAIGKPVSNTQVYVLDKNSQLISKGGVGELYVGGSGLARGYLNRPKLTAERFIPHPFSDEPGARLYRTGDLVRYLPDGNLEFVGRADDQVKIRGFRIELGEVEATLNALPSIQEAVVIVREDESGEKRLVAYVVGEGTTKEWRKALKDKLPGYMVPAHFIKMEALPITPNGKIDRKVLPTPINDIQEKVLQEGQTPSEELVVTVWEQILGIRGIKRDDSFFDLGGHSLLATQVISRLQEVFGMSIPLKELFEHSTVEELAKRLEDLRGRSISSEIPSLIRVERGSVVPLSYAQQRLWFFDRLVPNSSLYNIPTVWRLQGEWSPRALENSLNTLISRHEILRTTITEKDGEAFQNIASSHLRTLSRTDLVHLSKEEKEQTMQELVQREAETPFDLETSPLLRVQLIKMQENEWVLACIMHHIISDGWSMNVFLREWMMLYEGEVKGQPERLPDLPIQYADYAEWQRKWLDNEVLDKQLSYWKEELKGDLPVLQLPTDRPRPSVQTYAGAMYQFILPTGVVEQIEAVSRQEGTTVFMTLLAAYQGFLSRYTGQDDILVGSPIANRHYKETEGLIGFFANTLVYRTQFDETSTFRDVLRTVRTKALKAYEHQDVPFEKIVEEVQPERSTSHSPLFQTMFTMQNAFETFDIRMSNRHIENINIHTSVSKFDLTVTVEKQKEGLLTAFEYNTDLFDKSTVERMANHFKYWLTEITRLPEEPLSNLSLLSKEEQDEIVIEWNQTDADYPKDKVIQDLFDAQVQENPDAIAVVYEDEEWSYKEVQEQANQLAHYLQKRGVGPESLVGLCVERSPKMIVGLLGILKAGGAYVPLDPAYPEKRLQYILEDAGIQILVTESHLTKWVSSDVERICLDKNSQEIKNEPITTPVHGVTPENLAYVIYTSGSTGKPKGVMIRHISTFQFIKWVHSTFSYEELSGVLASTSLSFDLSVFELFSPLTGGGKVILVRNALEITGIKGRYEVTLINTVPSVARELIKDKNFPPSVLVINLAGERLHSLLVKDFYRYSSVKKVYNLYGPSEDTTYSTYKHIKYQEENISIGKPIFNTQLYVLDKYGQPVPVGVIGELYIGGNGLARGYLNQPELTAERFIPHPFNDEPGARLYRTGDLVRYLPDGDLEFVGRADDQVKIRGFRIELGEVEATLNALPSIQEAVVIVREDEPGDKRLVAYVVGEETPAEWRIALKEKLPAYMVPAHFVKMEVLPLTPNGKVDRKVLPHPGQVEKEGEYVAPQNEREELLASIWEQVLGVENIGIHDNFFESGGDSILSIQIIARANEIGLYLTPKQIFEHQTIAELARVVEETKKIYSNQGIVTGEVLLTPIQHWFFEQKHSNPHHWNQSMFLRTKKALDVGVLDKALKVLIKHHDALRLRYQRTSDLEWSQVNTGIENLVSSEVISVRIEEDKGKEERIYETIKQAQSTLNLQDGPIMKIIYFEDKAHQEGRLFWGIHHLVVDGVSWRILLEDLQNVYNQLVHGEEIELPAKTTSYKEWASHLVTYSKNIPKGIQDYWIEQASKKTEGLPMDYQIDHSIEETTEQITVSLNKKDTKALLTDITSTYRAHINEILLTALVQATKQITGKPSLSIDLEGHGREEIIEGIDVSRTVGWFTSIYPVHLDIKGTETPIESLRTVKEQLRKVPNKGVDYGILRYLNQEVGDLLQLQKQPSVSFNYLGQFNQEVNREALFKTGMELTNDNYDQDTKRGHLIDVVGIVKEGKLEFTWLYSGHQFKRSTIEHIAEVFLNTLYKLIESSDMQGDYAYISSDFSQANLSTEQIDVITNKYTEIEDIYTLAPLQNGMIFHTLYDGSIGDYITQCILTLQGNLNSGYFQTAWEYIINRHEVLRTVFSWEDGQDIHQIVCNIMPVTINELDWQYSSPKEQQSQLSELLIQDRMKVFDLQKGPLMRLYLVHCGEDIYQFIWSHHHALLDGWSLQQVLHEVMKVYGQLINEEHIILPSVPSYENYIRWIRQQDKAQAEAFWRKELEGITSPTPFGSVGDKKKQHQGYSQSIYHLSQEETQVLQKWARKNQLTLNTLVQGAWGYLLSKYSGEEDVLFGVTSSGRPTDLPGVEKMVGLFINTLPARVQVSGETKVVDWLKDLQVKDSKRRQYEYTSLTDIQGWSKIPRGISMFNTLYVFENYPIQETEINHDLKILNMEGQNKIIIL; translated from the coding sequence GTGTCTGCTAGTACAAATATTAAGAAATTTCCTTTATCTGAAGGTCAAAAATCATTTTTTTTCCATTATCAATCTAATCCTAAAAGTTCGTTATATAATGAGCGCTTTGCATTCTTTATTAATTCCCCGGTAAATATAGAGATTTTAAAAGCAACTCTGAAAAAAATTATTCAACGACACGAATCTTTTAGAACTGTATTCACTACGGAAGAGAAAGAGTTTGTGCAAATAATTCAAGAAGGGGCTGATTTGGACTTTTTTCATTTAGAAGCAGAAAAATGGACGGAAGATGAAATAAAATATTACGTATCAAAGGAATCACATAAGCCTTTCAATTTAGAAGAGGGACCTGTTGTAAAGTTTAGGCTAATTTCCATTGATGATAATAAGTTTATTTTTCTTTTAATGTTTCATCATATTGTCTTTGATGGATGGACCTTCTCTATATTATTAGATGAAATAGGAAGAATATATGATGGATTATTAAATAATAAGAGTTTTGATCTCCCATTAATTCAAAGTGATTATTCGGAATTTGTTTCTTGGCAAAATGAGATCATAGAGAAACACTCAAAAGCAACAAAAGAATTTTGGAATGATAAATTGTCTGGTAGCCTGCCAATTTTAGATATGAATCCTGATTACATGCGGCCTTCATTACCAACAAATAATGGAGGATTGTTTGGATTTAAATTCAATAAATTTATAAGTGAAAAAATTTTTGAATTCTCAAAAAAAGAAAATGCCTCTTTGAATTCTGTTCTCTTTTCGCTTTACTCTGCATTCTTGTCTCGCTATTATTCACAAGAAGATTTAATAATAGGTACACCTATATATGGAAGGAGTAATAATAAATTCCATATGACAACAGGATATTTTGTAAATATGTTACCCCTCAGATTAAATATATCAAGTGATACAAATTTTAATCAAATTGTAAAAAAAACTCAAGAAGAACTAAATGCATGTAGAAAACATCAAGATTACCCATTTTCTTTGTTGGCGGAGGAAATATTAAAAGAAAAAGATGGTGCTTCAATATTTCAAGCAGCTTTTGTAATGCAAAAGGCTTGGAAACAGAATGAAGCTATATTTTTAGGGAATTCTACTAATGAAATTGATTTATACAACTTAAAGCTTAGACCTTTTAATTTAGAGAAAAAAAATTCGAAATTTGATTTAACTCTATTTGTAGAGGTAGATACTAATCATATTATTAATGCTAATTTTGAATATAACGGAGATATCTTTAAAAAGTCTACTATAAAGAATATAACAACAAATTTTCAAAGTTTTGTATTAAATATTTTGGAAAATAATGAAGAGAAATTATCTTCTATTGATGTAATAAATTTAGAAAATAAATTTGAACTACTATCCAGTTTGAATCAAACGAATGTTGAATACCCTCAGGATTTATTAATTCAGGATCTATTTGAGTCTCAAGTTCAGGAAAATCCGGATGCCATCGCCGTAGTATATGAAGACGAAGAGTGGAGCTATAAAGAGGTTCAGGAACAAGCTAACCAATTAGCTCATTATCTTCAAAAACGAGGAGTAGGTCCAGAATCCCTAGTGGGATTATGTGTGGAACGTTCTCCGAAAATGATTGTTGGATTACTAGGGATTCTCAAAGCTGGAGGCGCTTATGTCCCACTAGATCCAGCATATCCGGAGAAACGTCTTCAATACATTCTTGAAGATGCAGGTATTCAAATATTGGTGACAGAATCGCATCTTACAGAGTGGGTATCATCGGATGTTGAGAGGATTTGTTTAGATGAAAATTCTCATGAAATCAGAAATGAGCCTATCACTACACCTATCCATGGAATATCACTAGAAAACTTAGCGTATGTTATCTATACATCAGGTTCTACTGGAAAACCAAAAGGGGTAATGGTTGAACATCGTTCATTATTGAACTTAATCTTTTGGCATCAAAAAAAATATCATGTGACTAACAAAGATCGAGCAACTCAAATTGCTGGAACAGCATTTGATGCATCGGTATGGGAGATATGGCCGTATCTAAGTGTGGGAGCAAGTTTATATTTACCAAATAACCAAATTCGTACAGATGTGAAGGCTTTAAAAGAATGGTTTATTAAACAACAAATTACTATTAGTTTTTTACCAACTCCGCTAACCGAAAGAATCTTAAAACTTTCTTGGCCACAAAGTGTCGCCTTGAAAGCTTTGTTAACAGGTGGAGATCAATTAAGGGTGTTTCCTTCAGAGAATCTTCCATTTGAGGTTTTTAATCACTATGGACCAACTGAGAATACTGTGGTAGCTACAGCTAGTGAAGCTTTAAAAGATGATGATATAAGCGGAAATCGCCCTGCAATAGGAAAACCAGTGTCTAATACACAGGTTTATGTATTAGATAAAAATTCCCAACTGATTTCTAAAGGGGGAGTGGGAGAACTTTATGTAGGAGGATCTGGCCTAGCACGTGGTTATTTAAATCGACCTAAGTTAACAGCTGAACGCTTTATACCGCATCCTTTTAGTGATGAACCAGGAGCTCGTTTATATCGTACAGGGGATCTAGTACGTTATCTTCCAGATGGTAATTTAGAGTTTGTAGGCCGAGCAGATGATCAAGTGAAAATTCGAGGTTTTCGGATTGAATTAGGAGAGGTAGAGGCAACCTTAAATGCCCTCCCTTCTATTCAAGAAGCTGTAGTAATTGTTCGAGAAGATGAGTCAGGTGAAAAACGTCTAGTAGCTTATGTAGTAGGTGAAGGAACTACAAAAGAATGGCGAAAGGCTCTAAAAGACAAGTTACCGGGTTATATGGTACCGGCTCATTTTATCAAAATGGAAGCTTTACCTATAACACCAAATGGAAAGATAGACCGTAAGGTCTTACCAACTCCAATTAATGATATACAGGAAAAAGTGTTACAAGAAGGCCAAACTCCTTCCGAAGAGTTGGTGGTGACGGTTTGGGAACAAATATTGGGAATAAGAGGTATTAAACGAGATGATTCCTTCTTCGATTTAGGGGGGCATTCATTATTAGCAACACAAGTTATATCTCGTTTGCAAGAAGTGTTTGGAATGTCCATCCCATTAAAGGAACTATTTGAGCATTCTACAGTGGAAGAACTAGCCAAACGTTTAGAGGATCTTCGTGGAAGAAGTATCTCTAGTGAGATTCCATCGTTAATTCGAGTAGAGAGAGGATCTGTTGTACCGTTATCCTATGCTCAACAGCGTTTATGGTTTTTTGATCGCTTAGTACCTAATAGTTCATTGTATAATATTCCGACTGTCTGGCGTTTACAGGGAGAGTGGTCTCCACGTGCGTTAGAAAATAGTTTAAATACTTTAATCAGTCGTCACGAGATTTTACGTACCACTATCACAGAAAAAGATGGAGAAGCTTTTCAAAATATTGCTTCTTCTCATTTAAGAACGTTGTCGAGAACAGATTTGGTACATCTTTCGAAAGAAGAGAAAGAGCAGACGATGCAAGAATTGGTTCAAAGAGAAGCTGAGACACCGTTTGATTTAGAGACAAGTCCTCTATTGAGAGTCCAACTAATTAAAATGCAAGAAAACGAATGGGTTTTAGCCTGTATCATGCATCATATTATTTCAGACGGATGGTCCATGAATGTATTTTTAAGAGAGTGGATGATGTTATATGAAGGAGAAGTAAAAGGTCAACCTGAAAGGTTACCGGATCTTCCTATTCAATATGCAGATTATGCGGAATGGCAGCGGAAGTGGCTTGATAATGAAGTGTTAGATAAACAGTTAAGTTATTGGAAGGAAGAGTTAAAAGGAGACCTGCCGGTCCTCCAATTGCCAACAGATCGGCCACGTCCATCTGTTCAAACTTATGCAGGAGCAATGTATCAATTTATACTACCAACTGGAGTGGTAGAACAAATTGAGGCCGTAAGCCGCCAAGAGGGAACGACAGTGTTTATGACCTTACTCGCTGCATATCAAGGTTTCCTATCTCGTTATACTGGTCAGGATGATATATTAGTTGGAAGTCCTATTGCTAATCGACATTATAAAGAGACCGAAGGGCTAATTGGCTTCTTTGCCAATACGTTGGTGTATCGAACTCAATTTGATGAAACTTCTACATTCCGAGATGTTTTACGGACAGTGAGAACTAAAGCATTGAAAGCTTATGAACACCAAGATGTACCATTTGAAAAAATAGTAGAAGAAGTACAGCCGGAACGAAGTACTAGTCATTCACCACTTTTCCAAACTATGTTTACGATGCAAAATGCTTTTGAAACTTTTGATATCCGGATGTCTAATCGACATATTGAAAATATAAATATTCATACATCTGTATCGAAATTTGATTTAACAGTAACAGTTGAAAAACAGAAAGAAGGCCTTTTAACGGCTTTTGAGTATAATACAGATTTATTTGATAAGTCTACAGTTGAACGGATGGCTAATCACTTTAAATATTGGTTAACTGAAATTACACGTTTACCAGAGGAGCCATTAAGCAACCTTTCGCTCCTTTCCAAAGAGGAACAAGATGAGATAGTTATAGAATGGAATCAAACAGATGCAGATTATCCGAAAGATAAGGTTATTCAAGATTTATTTGATGCTCAAGTTCAAGAAAATCCGGATGCCATCGCGGTAGTATATGAAGACGAAGAATGGAGCTATAAAGAGGTTCAGGAACAAGCCAATCAATTAGCTCATTATCTTCAAAAACGAGGAGTAGGTCCAGAATCCCTAGTGGGATTATGTGTAGAACGTTCTCCAAAAATGATTGTTGGATTACTAGGGATTCTCAAAGCCGGAGGCGCTTATGTCCCGCTAGATCCAGCATATCCGGAGAAACGTCTTCAATACATTCTTGAAGATGCAGGCATTCAAATATTGGTGACAGAATCGCATCTTACAAAGTGGGTATCATCGGATGTTGAGAGGATTTGTTTAGATAAAAATTCTCAAGAAATCAAAAATGAACCTATTACTACACCTGTTCATGGAGTAACACCAGAAAACTTAGCGTATGTCATCTATACGTCAGGTTCTACTGGAAAGCCAAAAGGGGTAATGATTAGACATATAAGTACTTTCCAATTTATTAAGTGGGTTCATTCAACTTTTTCTTATGAAGAATTATCAGGGGTTCTTGCTTCTACGTCTTTATCTTTTGACTTATCAGTATTTGAATTATTTTCACCATTAACTGGTGGAGGAAAAGTAATATTAGTTCGAAATGCTTTGGAAATTACCGGAATTAAAGGGCGGTATGAAGTTACATTAATAAATACTGTTCCATCTGTAGCAAGGGAACTCATAAAAGATAAAAATTTCCCTCCATCAGTTTTGGTAATTAATCTTGCAGGAGAAAGATTACATTCATTGCTAGTCAAAGATTTTTATAGATATAGCTCAGTAAAGAAAGTATATAATTTATATGGACCATCTGAAGATACTACCTATTCAACATATAAACATATAAAGTATCAAGAGGAAAATATTTCGATTGGAAAACCTATTTTTAATACTCAGTTATATGTATTAGATAAGTATGGTCAACCAGTTCCTGTTGGAGTAATAGGAGAGCTTTATATTGGCGGAAATGGCTTAGCTCGTGGCTATCTAAATCAACCAGAGTTAACGGCTGAACGCTTTATACCGCATCCTTTTAATGATGAACCGGGGGCTCGTTTATATCGGACAGGGGATTTAGTACGCTATCTTCCAGATGGTGATTTAGAGTTTGTAGGTCGAGCAGATGATCAAGTGAAAATTCGAGGTTTTCGGATTGAATTAGGAGAGGTAGAGGCAACCTTAAATGCGCTCCCTTCTATTCAAGAAGCTGTAGTAATTGTTCGAGAAGATGAGCCAGGCGATAAACGTCTAGTAGCTTATGTAGTTGGTGAGGAGACTCCTGCGGAGTGGCGTATAGCATTAAAAGAAAAGCTTCCAGCTTATATGGTGCCAGCACACTTTGTGAAGATGGAAGTCCTCCCTTTAACACCAAATGGAAAAGTAGACCGTAAGGTATTACCACATCCTGGACAAGTAGAAAAGGAAGGGGAATATGTAGCACCTCAAAATGAACGTGAAGAGTTGTTGGCTTCCATTTGGGAACAAGTTCTAGGTGTTGAAAACATCGGTATCCATGATAATTTCTTTGAAAGTGGAGGAGACTCTATTCTTAGTATTCAAATTATTGCTAGGGCAAATGAAATAGGTTTATATTTAACACCAAAACAAATATTTGAACATCAGACTATTGCTGAACTAGCACGAGTAGTAGAGGAGACGAAAAAGATTTATAGTAACCAAGGAATAGTGACGGGAGAAGTCTTATTGACTCCTATTCAACATTGGTTTTTTGAACAAAAACATTCAAATCCTCACCATTGGAATCAGTCTATGTTCTTGCGAACTAAAAAGGCTCTAGATGTAGGAGTACTAGATAAGGCACTTAAGGTTTTGATAAAACACCATGATGCTTTACGTCTTCGTTATCAGCGTACATCAGATCTTGAATGGTCGCAGGTCAATACTGGAATAGAGAATTTGGTTTCTAGCGAGGTCATTTCAGTAAGAATTGAAGAAGATAAAGGAAAAGAAGAGAGAATCTATGAAACAATAAAACAAGCCCAATCTACTTTAAATCTTCAAGATGGGCCAATTATGAAAATAATATATTTTGAGGACAAAGCACATCAAGAAGGACGACTTTTCTGGGGAATTCATCATTTAGTGGTAGATGGAGTTTCTTGGCGTATTCTCTTAGAGGATCTTCAAAATGTTTATAATCAACTAGTCCATGGAGAAGAGATTGAATTGCCGGCTAAAACGACATCGTATAAAGAATGGGCTTCTCATCTAGTAACGTATAGTAAAAATATACCAAAAGGAATTCAGGATTATTGGATAGAACAGGCGTCTAAAAAGACCGAAGGTTTACCAATGGATTACCAAATTGATCATTCAATAGAGGAAACTACAGAACAAATTACAGTTTCGTTAAATAAAAAAGATACAAAAGCATTGTTAACAGATATAACATCAACTTATCGAGCGCATATAAATGAAATATTACTAACAGCTTTAGTACAAGCAACAAAACAAATTACTGGGAAGCCGTCTTTATCAATTGATTTAGAAGGACATGGACGAGAGGAAATTATAGAAGGAATTGATGTTTCTAGAACAGTAGGATGGTTTACCAGCATATATCCGGTTCACCTAGATATTAAAGGGACAGAGACACCAATAGAGTCTCTTCGAACTGTTAAAGAGCAGTTACGTAAGGTGCCAAATAAAGGGGTGGATTATGGTATTCTTCGATACCTTAATCAAGAAGTGGGAGACCTTCTTCAACTTCAAAAACAGCCTTCAGTTAGTTTCAACTATCTAGGTCAATTTAATCAAGAGGTCAACAGAGAAGCCTTATTTAAGACAGGAATGGAATTAACCAATGACAATTATGATCAAGACACAAAACGCGGGCATCTAATTGATGTAGTAGGAATAGTAAAAGAGGGAAAATTAGAATTTACTTGGCTTTATAGCGGGCATCAATTTAAGAGGTCAACTATTGAGCATATTGCAGAAGTATTTCTTAATACCTTATATAAGCTAATCGAGAGTAGTGATATGCAGGGAGATTATGCTTATATTTCATCTGATTTTTCACAAGCAAATTTAAGCACAGAACAAATTGATGTAATTACAAATAAGTATACAGAGATAGAAGATATTTATACACTTGCACCCCTTCAAAATGGGATGATTTTCCATACGCTTTATGATGGAAGTATAGGTGATTATATTACACAATGTATATTGACTCTTCAAGGGAATTTAAATTCTGGATATTTTCAGACTGCATGGGAATATATCATTAATCGTCATGAAGTATTAAGAACGGTGTTTAGTTGGGAAGACGGTCAAGATATTCATCAGATTGTTTGTAATATTATGCCTGTAACAATCAATGAATTAGACTGGCAATATAGTTCACCAAAAGAGCAACAATCACAGTTGTCAGAACTTTTAATTCAAGACAGGATGAAAGTTTTTGATCTTCAAAAGGGTCCCTTAATGCGCTTGTATTTGGTCCATTGTGGAGAGGATATCTATCAGTTTATATGGAGTCATCATCATGCCCTACTAGATGGATGGAGTCTACAACAAGTATTACATGAAGTGATGAAGGTATATGGACAGTTGATTAATGAGGAACATATTATATTGCCATCGGTACCTTCTTATGAAAATTATATACGTTGGATTAGACAGCAAGATAAGGCGCAAGCAGAGGCTTTTTGGAGAAAAGAATTAGAAGGTATCACTTCTCCTACACCATTTGGTTCAGTGGGAGATAAGAAGAAGCAACACCAAGGATATAGTCAAAGTATTTATCATTTATCACAAGAGGAAACACAAGTACTTCAAAAATGGGCAAGAAAGAATCAACTTACTCTGAACACTTTAGTCCAAGGTGCTTGGGGATATTTATTAAGCAAATATAGTGGAGAAGAAGATGTATTATTTGGAGTGACAAGCTCGGGAAGACCGACAGATCTACCGGGTGTAGAAAAAATGGTAGGGCTCTTTATCAATACATTGCCAGCACGAGTACAAGTATCAGGTGAAACAAAGGTAGTGGATTGGTTAAAAGATCTTCAAGTAAAAGACAGTAAACGTCGACAATATGAGTATACCTCATTAACTGACATTCAAGGGTGGAGTAAAATCCCACGAGGGATTTCGATGTTTAATACTTTATATGTTTTTGAAAATTATCCTATCCAAGAAACTGAAATTAATCACGATTTGAAGATTTTAAATATGGAGGGGCAGAACAAAATAATTATCCTTTGA